The genomic stretch TCATAAATCAAGAAAATGAAACAATATGAAGTGCCTAAACAACACATAGCATCACACAACAAGCCATCTCCCATCTGATCAGCACCATAAATAACTTGGCCATATGAAACGGGACAGACCTTCAACTCTTTGATCTTCTCTTGAAGACTCTCATTTGAATCCTTCAGCTTTTGTGCTTCGCTACGCAATTCTCCTACCGCACGAATAGCATCATTCAATATAGCTGATTTGTCCATTTTAGGAGTCTTCCCTGGCTCCAAGATAGCACCCAATTCAAGGAATCTAACAAAAAGAATACCATAAGTACAATTATAGTTAACAAATACAATTATGTGACTGATAAAAGCAGACTAAACTATATATTGAAATACAATACGTCTCATATCCATGGAATATACCTCTCATTCAGCTTGTCCCTTCTAATTTTCTCCCTGCATGCTTTTGTGCTTGGTTGTGCAGTACTTTCTGACCTAGGACTGGAATATTTTTTCCATAGAAACATTCAATGATAATAGGAACAAAAAACTAAAAACGTATGGCTGAAATACAGAATACAAAGAACAAAGATACAAACCGCTTATTTGTTGGCTGTTCTTTTCCCTGATCACAGTCCACAGAGCCACTGATTTCCACACTGCTAAGATTGAAAAGCTGCAGTTAGGATGCCGAATATCCAGATAATGCACCAGAATAAGAAGCACAAAACAAACAATATTACCATTGGAAATAAAATACTTAGGCAGATTTACAacaatatttaataataaaagttCACAAATTGGGACATTAACACCACAACTATATCAGATGAAATACcttggaaaaaagaagaatctaTCTCAGACAACACACAATAGCTGTTTCATGCAGGCAACCTGATACCTCAAAAAATCACAACTAAACATCATATCTTTTTAGCTTATCTACTAAAGACCAAACTACAATCAGACAGAATGACATCCACAAAAGAAACAGAGCTGTCAAAAGTCACTCACAAAATAATAATCCTCAGCACCAATCAGCTTACATTTCCTCTGTACACATATATGAGGGATTCAATGGAAAAGTTAACTGCAGATTCCATGTTTGCAAGCCTTTTCTGTAGACTGCCAGATGAACATAGAGAGCCGTACGTTTTCAATCCAAAAAAATTTGACCAAACAAAGTTTTATCTACTCTTCCCAGTGAACAGGGGTAGCAGCAGCACCTAGTCAGTAGTCACATAAAGGTCCAACAATAGAGGAGCAGCCACAAGTTCATTGCAGAATTGGGGTCTGTACGTTTCATAAATTGATTTTGCATACTGCAAGCTGACACCAACGGGTGATCAGAGGTAAATACATATGCATCTAGGATAGATGAAGAGCCCTAACACTATCTATATCCTAGACACACCCTTCTCACCATCTAAAGACCATAAGATGTGAATACTACTTTCCACTGTATACTACTTAAAGGTCCTGCATTAACCATTTCTTCAGTCCTCTAACAAACCGCACCAGAAGAACCAACATGGAGGCCACCCATCCCACACAGATAGTAAATTGCGAGCACGAAAGGCCCCGTGTAACTACTTGTACATGTCCTGTTGCGCGTGCAAGATCCCTAGTACATGGTCCAAATCCCACCGCTCAGGCGCTTCACCCAATTCCGACCGAACTGCTGGTGGCAACAATTACACCACGATCCATGTAATGATGTAAATGTACTAAACAAAAGACAATCTATAGACGCCACGGCAACAAATCGCACCAAATGTAACCAAACCCgggcatccatccatccatcccccGCCACGCCCGAGCCCGAATCGAGACCGTACGCCGGCAATTACCAGGGGTTGGGAgctggcgcggcggcgacggcctgcATCGGCGCCTGCACCGCCAGCGGCTGCATCGGTGGCGCGGCCGACCAGAAGAATCCCcccgcgggagcggcggcgaagtcggcggcgacggcgaggtcgtCCATGAGGGGGCAGTCGAAGACCCACGTGGTACCCTCCGGGGAGGCCATGGCGGGGGATCGCCGGAGCCGGGCGGCAGATGGCCGGAGGAGGCTAGGGTTCCGCGGTCGCGTCCGGAATTGGGGGGATTCGGAGTCAGAGGCGGTGGGCGGTGGGGACTGGCCGACTGGGGGGAGGAAGCGGTCGTGGGCTCGGCCGCCGAGATAAGGATTGTGAGCTCAGCGGAGTGGGACGACGAGTGAGCACGAGGTTCACGAGTACGGATTTTATGGGCCGTAGGCTGGTGGGCCGAATGTATGTGGTAGGAGGCTTGGAACTTGTTGGAAGGGTGCGGCAATACTTATGGGCCTAATGTGCTGAACTTAAACTTCTTTTTTCCTCTAGTCTAATCTAAAGTCCAAACCGTCGAGCACAATGGAAATATATCAGGTAACATTTTTCATCTTAGGGCCCGTTTGGATGCACCCCGCtaatttagcacatgtcacatcggatatttgatactaattaggagtattaaacatagtctaatta from Setaria italica strain Yugu1 chromosome II, Setaria_italica_v2.0, whole genome shotgun sequence encodes the following:
- the LOC101753183 gene encoding transcription factor ILR3 isoform X1, producing MASPEGTTWVFDCPLMDDLAVAADFAAAPAGGFFWSAAPPMQPLAVQAPMQAVAAAPAPNPCSVEISGSVDCDQGKEQPTNKRPRSESTAQPSTKACREKIRRDKLNERFLELGAILEPGKTPKMDKSAILNDAIRAVGELRSEAQKLKDSNESLQEKIKELKAEKNELRDEKQRLKAEKESLEQQIKFLNSRPSLVPHPPVIPASAFTTPKGPPAAGHKLMMPVIGYPGFPMWQFMPPSDVDTSNDPKSCPPVA
- the LOC101753183 gene encoding transcription factor ILR3 isoform X2 yields the protein MASPEGTTWVFDCPLMDDLAVAADFAAAPAGGFFWSAAPPMQPLAVQAPMQAVAAAPAPNPCVEISGSVDCDQGKEQPTNKRPRSESTAQPSTKACREKIRRDKLNERFLELGAILEPGKTPKMDKSAILNDAIRAVGELRSEAQKLKDSNESLQEKIKELKAEKNELRDEKQRLKAEKESLEQQIKFLNSRPSLVPHPPVIPASAFTTPKGPPAAGHKLMMPVIGYPGFPMWQFMPPSDVDTSNDPKSCPPVA